The bacterium genome includes the window ACCAGCGCCAACATCTCCAGCGAGCATTTCGTGGGGATGATCGGCTTCGCCTACGCCGCCGGCCTGGTGGTGGCGAACATGGAATGGGGCAACTGGTATACCTACTCCCTGTTGATCTGGATTTTCCTGCCCTACTACATGCGATCCGGCCTTTACACCATGCCCGAGTTCCTGGAGCGGCGTTTCAACCGCACCACGCGCTACCTGTACGCCCTGAGCACGCTTCTGACCTATGTGCTGGGGTTCATCGCCGCCATCCTCTACGCCGGGGCGGTGGTGCTGGAGGCCCTGTTCGGGATCGACCCGGTGCACGGGGTGCTGCTCATGGCCGTGACCACGGCGGTCTACACGATCTACGGCGGCCTGCTCTCAGTGGTCTGGACCGATTTTCTCCAGTTCATCATCCTGTTCGCCGGCGGTGCGGTGGTCACTATCCTGGGGCTCAAGGCCACCGGCGGCCTGCTGCCCCTGATGCACGAGCTGCCGCAGAAATTTTTCCTGGCCTATCCGGCCGATCACCCCGAGTTCCCGTTCGCCGGGATGGTGGGCACCGTGCTTTCGGTCAGCATGTGGTATGTCTGCACCAACCAGTTCATGGTCCAGCGCTGCCTGGGCGCGCGCAGCGAGTGGGATGCCCGCATGGGCGCGGTGTTCGCCGGCTACATGAAACTCCTGCTGCCCTTCATTATCTGCCTGCCGGGAGTGATCGCCTACAAGGTGCTGGGCCCGGGCGTCGACCCCAACCACGTGTTCGCCCTGCTGGTGGCGCGCCTGGTGCCGGCGGGACTGGTGGGCCTCATCATGGCCGGCCTGGCCTCGGCGATCATGTCCACCATCTCCTCGGCCCTCAACTCGGCCAGCACCGTGGCCACACTCGACTTGATCGTGCCGCTCTGGAAAAAAAACGCCACCCAGGAGCAGCAGGTTAGCTGGGGCAAGTGGCTGAGCGCGCTGTTCATGATAGTCGCCGTGGGGTTCGCGATCCTGTTCTCGGAGCGTCAGGGCAAGGTGTTCCTGATCATCCAGAACATCAACGCCTATTTCGCCGCACCGGTGGCCGCGCTGTTCATCGTGGGGATTTTCTGGAAAGGGGCGACCAGCACCGCGGCCACGGTCACTTTCATCGCCGGGTTCGCCCTGAACGAGCTGACCGACAAGGTGCTGTTCCGACTGGAGCCGTTCACCCGCTACAACAGTTTCTACAACCGGGCCACGCTGGTCTTTGCGCTCAGCCTGCTGATCCTGTGGCTGGTCTCGCTGTTCACCAAAAAGACCCCGCGCGAGGTGGTGGACTCGATCTGCTGGCGGCCCAGCGACCTCTGGCTGCGCGGGGATGGCCGCTCGAAGCACGGCAACCGCAGCCTGGTGATCGCCTGGATTTTCATGGCGGGAGGAATTCTGGCCGTTTATGCGGCTTTAGGTCTCTTTCAGTGGTTCCACCGGGGCTGATTTGTTGACAGGTCCCACGAATAATGCCGGGATTGATGTGCCTCAAAGCCTCCACTGACGGCCCTTGGAGCGGTTTCTTCTTGAAGCGTGTTTGTTTTTTCCGAAAGAATCGCACGATTTTGCTTGCCAACTTGCCGATTATATGTTAAAGAATATGCAGGAACGGCCCTTGCCGTTCTCGCAAATGCCTTTGCTGTCGGCCTTTCGGACTCTCTGCGGCCCGAGGGACCAAGTCCCACCATTTTTTTCAGGAGTATCCCAAGATGGCGATGGGAAAAGTGAAATGGTTCAATGATTCCAAGGGTTATGGATTCATCGCGCAGGATGGTGGCCCGGATGTGTTCGTGCACTACTCGGCAATCCAGACAGATGGTTTCAAGTCGCTGGCCGAAAACCAGGAAGTCGAATTCGACATCATCGAGGGACCGAAAGGGCCGCAGGCCGCCAATGTAAAGCCTGTGGTTGCCTGATCCAATAATAAGGACGACCACAAATGGAATATTGAGCCCCCGGAACTAAAAGTTCCGGGGGCTTTGTTTTGCAGAAATATTCCGTTACGGGTACGTCTAATACCAACTTGCGTCTAAGGTGTTTGTACCGTTGAACCAGCCTGTGTAGCGGCAGGCCCCTGTGCCTGCCGTCTGTAATAAGGGCGGCCACGGGGGGCCGCCCCTACGGTATGTTTCCTCGTCCCTGCTTGAAAAAATCAACCTCAGGCCCGGCGGTTCTTGTAGCTCTGAATCAGGCGCGCCGCCACCAGCACGAATACGCCCATCAGGGCCATCAGTGCCGCGATGGAGAAATTGATCATCCGCCCGGCGAACGGCAGGTCCATGAAAGCCAGGCACAGCGCGGCTACACCCATGCCCACCGTGGTCCAGCCGGTGATCCGGATGCTGCCGGCATCCGTGAAATCCGTATCCCCCACCTCGCTCGGCTGCACCGGGGTGGTGACTTTCTTGAAGAAAGCGTCCAGCCGCTCCTTGTACTTGCCCTTGGCCTGGATGAACAGCCCGGGCACGAAATAGACCAGCGCGCTCAGCCCTCCCACATAGTAGATCTCGTTGGTGAATGATATCTCGTGGTTGAAAAGCAGGCTGAACAGGCCGATCCCCAGCCCGGCGCCGTAGGAGGCGATCGCCCCCCACCAGGGGGTGTGACGGTAGAAAAGGCCGCAGAGGATCGGAATACCGGCCGGCACGATACACACGCCGCTCAGGGTGATCATCAGCTTGAACACTCCGCCCTTGACCCCGGACTGCACTATCGCCGCAGTGATCACCAGGCCGCCCAGCAGAAGCGTCACCACCCGCCCGATGAACAGCAACATCTTCGGGCTGGCTTTCTTCCAGAGTAGTTGCTTGATGATGTCCTCGGTCACGATCCCGGCCATGACGTTGAAATTGGCGCTCAGCGTGCTCATCGTGGCCGAAAGCATGGCCGCCAGCAGGATACCCATCGCCCCGTGCGGCAGGAATTTCATGCAGAAAGCCACGTAGGCCGCCTCGTGCGGCGCGTTCTGTCCTATCGCCACGGCGCTCAGGTCAAGGCCGATAATGCGGCTCACGATGGGCGGGGTGAGCCAGATCGCCGGGGCCACCAGCAGGAGCAGCATCGTGATCAGGGCCACCTTGCGCGCCTCGCGCTCGTCCTTGACCGAAAAATAACGCTGGGCCGCTCCGCCGCTGGACATGGCGAATGTCATCATGATCCCGTAGGCGATCAGCCAGCTCCACGAGAACTCCTGGGTCTGCACGCTCCAGTAACCGGCCGGGGCATCGGTGAACAGACGGGAGAAACTGCCCAACTCGAACAGGCTGAGAATCATCACCACCAGGCAACAGGGGAACAGCACCATGAACTGGAGCGTGTCGGTCACCACCACTCCCCACAGCCCGCCGATCAGGCAGTACAGGGCGATCACGCCGCCGCAGACCGCGATGGTCAGGTTCAGGGGGGTGCCCATGGCCACGGAGACAAACTTTCCCAGGGCCAGCAGCATGATCCCGCCCTGGATGATCCAGATGATCATGTGCGTCCATGAGTAGAGCTGGTTGGTCGAGACCCCGTAACGCTCCGACAGGTACGACATCACCGTGTCCGAGCGCGAGCGGCGCCAGCGTGAGGCCAGGAACCACACCGCCAGGGCCAGGCCGATGCAGTTGGTCAGGTAGGTGAGCAGCCCCACCGAGGCGGCCCGGTAGGCCAGGCCGGCCCCGCCGGTGAAAGTGTAGACGCTGAAGGAGGTCATGAACAGCGAAATTCCGGACAGCCACCAGGGCAGCTTGTTCCCGCTCTTGAAAAAATCGGCGTCGTTCTTGTTGAAGATCGACAGGGCCACACCGACAGCGACCATCAGGAGCATGTAGATCGCCACCACCAGTGTGTCCACCCGTGAAATCGTCGTCATTCAACCTCCTTTGGCAATTGTTGGATAATTTATGTTTCAGTTGCTCCTATTGAATCCGTCGCAGAAAACTCTCCAGGTCATCAACCAGGAGCTTGAAAAGCTTCTCGCCTTTTTCCCGCGTGCCGAGCGTCGCCGCGCCGTGGATGCCGCTCACGGAGCCCTCTTTCATGTCGCGCACCATCCAGATCAGGTCGGGGTCGCCCTGCATGTACTCATCCACCGCGCGCTCCATTTTCACCAGGGAGGGTTCCAGGGCCAGCATCAGCGAGGTTTCGAGCTCGCAGGCGTGACCGTAGTCCTTGCCCTCGGTCATCGCCTTGAGCTGCGGGGCGATGGTGGAGAATGCGTTCACCAGGTACATCCGGAAATCGCGCCGCAGGTTCGCCGCCGGGCCGGCCAGGCGCTGGAGCGCATCGCGCAGGGCGGTCTCCAGCACGCCCTTGTTGCCGCCGTGCCCGTTGAACAGCACCAGACGGCCGAACCCATGACGGCAGACGCTCTCGGCGATATCGCCCACCATCGAGATAATAGTCGCGGCGCTGAAAGTGACCGTGCCGCAGAAACTCATCGTGTCCAGGCAGTAGCTGTAGGGAATCTCGGGCATGACAATCACGTTGGAAAGCTTTTTCGCCGCGGCCTCGGCCACCGCCACGGCCTGGTAAGTGTCCGTGCCCATGGGCAGGTGATAGCCGTGCTCCTCGGTCGCCCCGATGGTCTGGACAAAGATAAGGCTCTTTCTGTCCGGGCGCGACTCCAACTCATCCCAGGTGTAGTCGGCCAGACGGATCTTTTCACCTTTGACATTCGTAACCGGCATTTTAAGTACTACCTCCCTCTTTGGATCGATATGCGCCTGGCGCCGGAAAGCCCGGCCCGGGCCGGAAAACAACTCGCTTATTTACCCAGCAGGACCTCGCAGGTGACCGCCTTGCGGCCCTGCAGCAACGCTTGCGGAATTCGCGCGGCCCCACCCTCCACGGGCAGCGTCTCGCCGCTGTCCAGACGCGCCCGCAGCACGCCGCGCGCCACACCCTGAGGGTTGGACACTTTCACAGTCACCCGGCAGCCGCGGAACACCTTTTCCACGCTGAACTCTTTCCACTGCCGCGGCGGGACCGGGTCGACAATCAAACTGTCGAAATCGGCCAGCACGCCATAGATACGCTCCACGCTGCGGCGCAGCCAGCCGATCGAGCCGGTGAAATTGTTGAACAGGTTGCGCCCGAAATAGGGGTGGCTCGGCCCCACGGTGTAGTTCGACATCTCGTGCGGGGGGCCGGTGGCGATATCGGGCAGGGTGGCGGAGGGCAGGATCTTTTTCAGCTCGGCCCAGGCGCGCCCGCCCTGGCCCAGGCAGGCCAGGCCGTATGTCAGGAAACTCTGGCCGTGGGTGTAAATCGCCCCGTTCTCGAACTGCCCCGGCACCTGGTCGGCGATACGGCCCACCAGAGCGCGCGAGGCGACCGTGTACGGCGGGTCGATGAGGACACAGCCCAGGGGTGTGTTGACCTTCTCCACCGCCTCCAGCACTGCCCCCACCCGTCCGGCCGCCCCGGCCACTCCGTTGAACAGGGCCCAGGCGTTGACATTCAGGTGGAACTTGCCCTCCGCGCAGGCGCTGCTACCCACCGGACGGCCGTCCGAGGAGAACGCGTAGATGTAGTGGCTGCCGTCCCAGGCGTGGGTGTTGAGCGCCGCCGTGACCTCGGCGACAATCTCGTCCATCAGGCTCATACTCGCGCTGTCACCGCGGAATGCCGCCAGCTCGCGGAACTTGCGGGCGGCCCAGACCAGGGCCATCGAGAGCCAGGCGCTCACGCCCTTGCCGTCGCGGCCCACCCCGTCCAGGGCGTCGTTCCAGTCGCCGTGGCCGATCAGGCACAGCCCGTGCAGCCCGCGGTTTTCATACAGGCTCTGCACAGCGCGGCGGGCGTGCTCGTAGATCGTGGCCGGGTTCGTGCTCTCGGTGCGCCCGGTCTCCGGGTTGAAAAAGCCCTCCTCGCGGTCCAGGAAAGCGAAATCCCCGCTCTCCTTGACATAAGTGACCAGGGTGTCGGGGATCCAGGAGCAGTTGTCCATGTAGCGGCGCAGGTCGTGCCGCCCGCCTGCGATCTTGTCGAACCCGCGCATCGCCCCGCCGTCCGCGTACTGGTGGCGCAGCGTGGTGGCCAGCATCACCGCTACGTACTCCGGGTCGAACGAGCAGATACCCAGCAGGTACTGCAGGATGTCGCGCACTCCCAGCTTGGGGTTGCCCAGCAGAAGGCGGCTCTGGGAGTGGTTTTGCTGGCGCGACCAGACATTGTAAAAACGGTCCAGCTCGGTGTCCGGGGTGTGGCCCACCTGACGGCGCACCTGGGTCTCGAAGCAGGCCCGCACCTCCTCCAGGCGGGCCGTCCAGGCCCCGGGCGCGAAAAACCGTCCGCGCAGTGCGATAAGCTCGCCCCGGAACGCCTCGCGGTCGCAGGCCGTGGTGCCGAGTAACAGCTCGACCGCCTCGCTGCCACCGGGCGCCAGCTCGAAGCTGAACTGCATGGCCGAGACCAGGCCCATCCAGGGCTGGTAGCCCGAGGAATTGCGGCAGCGGCCCTCGCTCACGGCGCGGGGGAACAGCCTCTGACGGCCGCCGCCGGTGAAATCCTCGCCCGAGAGGTCCCAGCTTTCGAAGGCCCGGCTGCTCATCAGCCAGCCCGAGCGGGGCAGAAGGTTGTTGCGGTCGTTGTTCAAGGCCAGCAGAGCGTGCTGCTCCGGGTAGACCACTCCCTCGCTCACCACCTGCTGGACAAAGGCATCCCCGGGGTAGGACTCCAGGCCCCAGTTGACCTGCACGAACAGCGAAAGCTTTCTGGTGCGGTCGCTGCGGTTGGTCAGAGTCAATCGCCAGGCTTCGAGGCTCTCATCCAGGGGCACGAACACCTCGAGCCGCGTGCCGATCCCGCTCCGCTCGGCGGCGATGGCCAGCGAGGCGGTCCCCTGCTCGCAGCGGAAATCGCGGTACTGCTCCTCCTCGCGCCCCTGCAGCGGAAAGGCGTGCCAGATATCCACCCCGGCGGCGGTTTCCTCGCGCAGCCAGAAAAAGCGCTGGTCCGCGGCCCTTGGAGCGGTGGGCACATAGGACTTGTCACCGTTGGCGGTCAGCGGGCCGGCGTGCACCCCGTCATAGCAACTGAACCCGGCCCCGGTCTGGTCCCAGAGAGTGCCGTAGAGGCCGAACTCGCGGTCGTGGTGGCTGACCAGGAAATGGATCCAGGGCCGCGGCGTGCCGACCCTGGTGATTACATGGGTGCTGTCGGTCAGGAACCCCGCGCTGTCGCGGCTGTCCTCGAAACGGCTGTAGCGGCTCTGCAGAAGGGCCAGGTCCTGGGCGCCCAGCGCCTCGGCCAAACTGCGCCCGGCGCGCAGGGCGGTCTCCGCGGTCCGGACCAGGCTGTCCAGACGGGCGGACAGGGACTGGTCTTCCACATGCGACAGTCTGTTTTCTTTCTTCATTCGCTCCACACTCATAGCCCTTTCCGCAAGGTCGGTTATTCTTCGTCCAGGCTCACCGTGCGCCCGCTCGCTGCGGCGCGGTTGATCGCAAACAGCACCTCCAGGGTCGCCAGGGCCAGGCGGGCCGAGTCGGCCGGCTCGCGATGGTCGCGCACGGCGCGGGCCAGCTCCATGATCCCGCCCGACCAGTCCACGCCGCTGGCCGGCCAGGGCCCGGGCGTGCCCTCCACCTGGTCCCACTTACCGGAGTCCCGCTCCGAAACGCGCAGCTCGCCCTCGGCGGC containing:
- a CDS encoding sodium/solute symporter (Members of the Solute:Sodium Symporter (SSS), TC 2.A.21 as described in tcdb.org, catalyze solute:Na+ symport. Known solutes for members of the family include sugars, amino acids, nucleosides, inositols, vitamins, urea or anions, depending on the system.) produces the protein TSANISSEHFVGMIGFAYAAGLVVANMEWGNWYTYSLLIWIFLPYYMRSGLYTMPEFLERRFNRTTRYLYALSTLLTYVLGFIAAILYAGAVVLEALFGIDPVHGVLLMAVTTAVYTIYGGLLSVVWTDFLQFIILFAGGAVVTILGLKATGGLLPLMHELPQKFFLAYPADHPEFPFAGMVGTVLSVSMWYVCTNQFMVQRCLGARSEWDARMGAVFAGYMKLLLPFIICLPGVIAYKVLGPGVDPNHVFALLVARLVPAGLVGLIMAGLASAIMSTISSALNSASTVATLDLIVPLWKKNATQEQQVSWGKWLSALFMIVAVGFAILFSERQGKVFLIIQNINAYFAAPVAALFIVGIFWKGATSTAATVTFIAGFALNELTDKVLFRLEPFTRYNSFYNRATLVFALSLLILWLVSLFTKKTPREVVDSICWRPSDLWLRGDGRSKHGNRSLVIAWIFMAGGILAVYAALGLFQWFHRG
- a CDS encoding cold-shock protein, which produces MAMGKVKWFNDSKGYGFIAQDGGPDVFVHYSAIQTDGFKSLAENQEVEFDIIEGPKGPQAANVKPVVA
- a CDS encoding creatininase family protein, producing the protein MPVTNVKGEKIRLADYTWDELESRPDRKSLIFVQTIGATEEHGYHLPMGTDTYQAVAVAEAAAKKLSNVIVMPEIPYSYCLDTMSFCGTVTFSAATIISMVGDIAESVCRHGFGRLVLFNGHGGNKGVLETALRDALQRLAGPAANLRRDFRMYLVNAFSTIAPQLKAMTEGKDYGHACELETSLMLALEPSLVKMERAVDEYMQGDPDLIWMVRDMKEGSVSGIHGAATLGTREKGEKLFKLLVDDLESFLRRIQ